The following coding sequences lie in one Leucobacter allii genomic window:
- a CDS encoding putative quinol monooxygenase, which yields MPTPLIVIVRLRPRAGAEDELLDVFRRFSPGVFLERGCEKFALHRDDDAFMVVERWESREIWEEHLAQPENARLNAALAPLLAHPADVWDLLPLEIGDPEKSLI from the coding sequence ATGCCGACTCCGCTGATCGTCATCGTGCGGCTCCGACCCCGCGCTGGCGCTGAGGACGAGCTGCTCGACGTCTTCCGTCGGTTCTCGCCCGGCGTCTTCCTGGAGCGGGGCTGCGAGAAATTCGCCCTGCACCGCGATGACGACGCGTTCATGGTCGTCGAGCGGTGGGAGAGCCGCGAGATCTGGGAGGAGCATCTCGCGCAGCCCGAGAACGCGCGCCTCAACGCCGCGCTCGCGCCGCTGCTCGCGCACCCCGCGGACGTCTGGGATCTGCTCCCGCTCGAGATCGGCGACCCGGAGAAGTCGCTCATCTGA
- a CDS encoding MurR/RpiR family transcriptional regulator has protein sequence MANDTNLLHRVSHASGSLSPALQRVAEVILASPEQTQASSLSELAARAGVADSTVSRFIRELGMDGFNQLRLGIAQAIYSRGPDLDELGPQHVYEGVLRDDPVEQVLGKVAYSSMESLRRTAELVSPDAIAQIIELIHDASVVQFSAMGASATAAESAIMRFVRAGKRCQFFRDQTVQSMGAASLEAGDVLIAISDSGESDPIVSSADIARLHGAATVAITSNVSSSLAQVCDLVLPTASSSASSAVYGESVTAKWGQLLVVDALYASYATRFYDETAVYLEEGYRSVIRPSRTGGLAAGHAG, from the coding sequence ATGGCGAACGACACCAATCTGCTGCACCGCGTCTCGCACGCGTCGGGTTCCCTGAGTCCTGCCCTCCAACGCGTCGCCGAGGTGATCCTCGCGTCACCCGAGCAGACGCAGGCGAGCTCCTTGAGCGAGCTCGCGGCGCGGGCCGGAGTCGCCGATTCGACGGTCTCCCGCTTCATCCGCGAGCTCGGGATGGACGGGTTCAATCAACTCCGCCTGGGAATCGCGCAGGCGATCTACTCGCGCGGCCCCGATCTCGACGAGCTCGGCCCGCAGCACGTCTACGAGGGCGTGCTGCGGGACGACCCGGTGGAGCAGGTCCTCGGGAAGGTCGCCTACAGCAGCATGGAGTCGCTGCGCCGCACGGCGGAGCTCGTCTCCCCCGATGCGATCGCGCAGATCATCGAGCTGATCCATGACGCGTCCGTCGTCCAGTTCTCCGCCATGGGCGCCTCTGCGACCGCTGCGGAGAGCGCCATCATGCGATTCGTGCGCGCCGGGAAGCGCTGCCAGTTCTTCCGCGATCAGACCGTCCAGTCGATGGGCGCAGCCTCCCTGGAGGCCGGAGACGTGCTCATCGCGATCTCGGACTCCGGGGAGTCCGACCCGATCGTGTCCTCGGCGGACATCGCGCGCCTCCACGGCGCCGCCACCGTCGCCATCACGTCGAACGTGTCGTCGAGCCTCGCCCAGGTGTGTGACCTGGTGCTGCCCACCGCCTCCTCATCGGCGAGCAGCGCGGTCTACGGGGAGAGCGTCACCGCGAAGTGGGGGCAGCTCCTCGTGGTCGACGCGCTGTACGCCTCCTACGCCACGCGCTTCTACGACGAGACCGCGGTGTACCTCGAGGAGGGGTACCGATCGGTGATCCGGCCGAGCCGCACCGGGGGCCTCGCCGCAGGTCACGCCGGCTGA
- a CDS encoding zinc-dependent dehydrogenase: MKTAVFSGPGRLAVEERPIPELGAGDLLLRVRAASICGTDLRILRHGHFKLPEGTPRVLGHEVAGEVAAVGDRVTGFGVGDRLAVAPNIGCGACALCARGRNQLCPDYEAFGVTLDGGFQEYMLVPARALARGNVFRVPSTMPLDVAPLMEPAACCLHGQRAVGIGPGDDVVIIGAGPIGCLHALLAKRAGAARVIIANRRQSRLDIAGRLGADVLINATDADVHDEVMGLTDGRGADVVLTCVSSPEVIAGATDLLARAGRLNVFSGLGDAARPQIDVNALHYREIVMTGTTGARNQDFADGLELLADDSALLAELVSRRFGLEDIAAAVAHATSGSGMKPMITSPGASDPA, from the coding sequence ATGAAGACCGCGGTGTTCTCGGGGCCAGGCCGGCTCGCCGTCGAGGAGCGCCCGATCCCGGAGCTCGGAGCAGGCGATCTGCTGCTGCGCGTGCGCGCGGCCAGCATCTGCGGCACGGATCTCCGCATCCTCCGACACGGGCATTTCAAGCTCCCCGAGGGCACGCCTCGCGTGCTCGGGCACGAGGTGGCCGGAGAGGTTGCCGCGGTCGGCGATCGCGTCACCGGTTTCGGGGTCGGCGACCGCCTCGCGGTCGCGCCGAACATCGGGTGCGGCGCGTGCGCACTCTGCGCGCGCGGCCGCAATCAGCTCTGCCCGGACTACGAAGCCTTCGGCGTGACGCTCGACGGCGGCTTCCAGGAGTACATGCTGGTGCCCGCGCGCGCCTTGGCGCGCGGCAACGTCTTCCGCGTGCCGAGCACCATGCCGCTCGACGTCGCGCCGCTCATGGAACCCGCGGCCTGCTGCCTGCACGGTCAGCGCGCGGTCGGCATCGGCCCCGGGGACGACGTGGTGATCATCGGCGCCGGCCCGATCGGCTGCCTGCACGCGCTCCTCGCCAAGCGGGCAGGCGCGGCTCGCGTGATCATCGCGAATCGCCGCCAGTCGCGTCTCGATATCGCGGGCAGGCTCGGTGCCGACGTGCTGATCAACGCGACCGATGCCGACGTGCACGACGAGGTCATGGGGCTGACCGACGGTCGCGGTGCCGACGTGGTGCTGACCTGCGTCTCCTCGCCCGAGGTCATCGCGGGGGCGACCGACCTGCTCGCCCGCGCCGGCAGGCTCAACGTCTTCTCGGGGCTCGGCGATGCCGCGCGTCCGCAGATCGATGTGAACGCGCTGCATTACCGCGAGATCGTCATGACGGGCACCACGGGGGCGCGCAACCAGGACTTCGCCGACGGGCTCGAACTGCTCGCCGACGACTCGGCACTGCTCGCCGAGCTCGTGTCGCGACGATTCGGGCTCGAGGACATCGCCGCGGCCGTGGCGCACGCGACGTCGGGGTCGGGCATGAAGCCCATGATCACGTCGCCCGGCGCATCGGATCCGGCGTGA
- a CDS encoding substrate-binding domain-containing protein, whose translation MRNHSQTAAALAGLALIGAFGLTACSGTGGASGDADALTVGVTVANSTNPFFQAETATAKSYGAEQGLEVLSQVADEDVQKQSNQIDQFVTSGVDFIVVDAADTDGVGPAVKRAVEAGIPVIGVDNQSKNASVNITTDNTQAGEISCQSLAEQLDGAGKIAILNGTPVSAVDDRVAGCKEALKAFPDIEIVADQRGENSRDSALPLATDILTANPDLDGFFAINDPSAAGVMLAAKQKGADIIITSVDGAADATDVIADQGMITATSAQDPAALMREAIDTGMKLVGGEQAAEPLILVPTTLIDASNVAEYEPWG comes from the coding sequence ATGCGAAATCACTCACAGACTGCAGCGGCCCTGGCGGGCCTCGCCCTGATCGGCGCCTTCGGCCTCACCGCGTGCTCCGGCACCGGCGGCGCGAGCGGCGATGCGGACGCCTTGACCGTCGGCGTGACCGTTGCCAACAGCACCAACCCGTTCTTCCAAGCCGAGACCGCGACCGCGAAGTCCTACGGGGCGGAGCAGGGACTCGAGGTGCTCTCGCAGGTCGCCGATGAGGACGTGCAGAAGCAGTCGAACCAGATCGACCAGTTCGTCACCTCGGGTGTCGACTTCATCGTCGTGGATGCGGCCGACACGGACGGCGTCGGCCCCGCGGTGAAACGCGCCGTGGAGGCGGGCATCCCGGTGATCGGCGTCGACAATCAGTCGAAGAACGCCTCGGTGAACATCACCACCGACAACACGCAGGCGGGTGAGATCTCCTGCCAGTCGCTCGCCGAGCAGCTCGACGGCGCGGGAAAGATCGCGATCCTGAACGGCACGCCCGTGTCCGCGGTCGACGACCGGGTCGCGGGCTGCAAGGAGGCGCTCAAGGCCTTCCCCGACATCGAGATCGTCGCCGACCAGCGCGGTGAGAACAGCCGCGACTCGGCGCTTCCGCTCGCCACCGACATCCTCACCGCGAATCCCGATCTGGACGGCTTCTTCGCCATCAACGATCCCTCGGCCGCCGGCGTCATGCTGGCGGCGAAGCAGAAGGGGGCGGACATCATCATCACCTCCGTCGACGGGGCCGCCGACGCCACGGATGTGATCGCGGACCAGGGCATGATCACGGCGACCTCCGCGCAGGATCCCGCCGCGCTGATGCGGGAGGCCATCGACACGGGCATGAAGCTGGTCGGGGGCGAGCAGGCAGCCGAGCCGCTGATCCTCGTTCCCACGACCCTCATCGACGCCTCCAACGTCGCCGAGTACGAGCCCTGGGGATGA
- a CDS encoding galactitol-1-phosphate 5-dehydrogenase — MRAAVLRGVREIDVVDVPRPERTTPDAIRVRIAAVGVCGSDVLRFAVGKGYGFPLVLGHELSGIVAEDAPDHGYRIGDRVAIFPCLPRNDDPMSEIGEYALGDDYDYFGSRRDGGLQEELSVPPRNLFRLPEHVSLIEGAMIEPAGVALHAVRRVAIPTNATALVIGAGPIGLLAAQWLRVLGAVRVVVADLDPRKRAIASGLGFETLEPGDRGTDELMIELTAGRGADIAVEASGRAVTLRQAITATAHRGQVVLLGDLADDLELPKELVSRILRRELTLLGTWNAKITPRGQSDWDMVIASIGRSVNVRDLVSSVSELESAPEVFAGLADRSGWSNKTIFAVAPEAVEEIAEFRSSASWTAERR; from the coding sequence ATGCGGGCGGCAGTGCTGCGCGGGGTGCGCGAGATCGACGTCGTCGACGTCCCTCGACCGGAACGGACGACCCCCGATGCGATTCGCGTTCGCATCGCTGCGGTCGGGGTCTGCGGCTCGGATGTGCTGCGCTTCGCCGTGGGGAAGGGATACGGCTTCCCGCTCGTCCTCGGGCACGAGCTCTCGGGGATCGTCGCGGAGGATGCGCCGGATCACGGGTACCGCATCGGCGATCGGGTGGCGATCTTCCCCTGCCTGCCCCGGAACGACGACCCCATGTCCGAGATCGGCGAGTACGCGCTCGGCGACGACTACGACTACTTCGGATCGCGCCGCGACGGCGGGCTCCAGGAGGAGTTGAGCGTGCCGCCGCGGAACCTGTTCCGCTTGCCCGAGCACGTGTCCCTCATCGAGGGCGCGATGATCGAGCCCGCGGGCGTGGCCCTCCATGCCGTTCGTCGCGTCGCGATCCCGACCAACGCGACGGCGCTCGTCATCGGGGCGGGACCGATCGGGCTGCTCGCAGCGCAATGGCTCCGCGTGCTCGGCGCCGTGCGCGTCGTCGTCGCCGACCTCGATCCGCGCAAGCGCGCGATCGCCTCGGGGCTGGGATTCGAGACGCTCGAACCGGGGGACCGCGGCACCGACGAGCTGATGATCGAGCTCACCGCCGGGCGCGGCGCCGACATCGCGGTCGAGGCCAGCGGTCGTGCGGTCACGCTCCGGCAGGCGATCACCGCGACCGCGCACCGCGGCCAGGTGGTGCTGCTCGGCGATCTCGCCGATGATCTCGAGCTGCCCAAGGAGCTGGTGTCGCGGATCCTCCGCCGCGAGCTCACGCTGCTCGGCACGTGGAACGCGAAGATCACGCCTCGCGGACAGAGCGACTGGGACATGGTGATCGCCTCGATCGGACGTTCCGTCAACGTACGCGATCTGGTCAGCAGCGTCTCGGAGCTCGAATCGGCTCCCGAGGTGTTCGCCGGGCTCGCCGACCGCAGCGGCTGGTCCAACAAGACGATCTTCGCCGTCGCCCCCGAGGCCGTGGAGGAGATCGCCGAGTTCCGCTCGTCGGCGTCGTGGACGGCGGAGAGGCGATGA
- a CDS encoding SDR family oxidoreductase gives MTPDYLPKGGTALTGKVAIITGAASGIGEAVAREYAANGARVAMIDTDAARLAEVVADIRDRGGDVLGTVADVVDEAAVRAFFADTVARWGRLDVLVNSAGRDSLSPPVTQVTLEEWNKTIGPNLTGVFLCCREAFLVMEQQPSGGRIINMGSSSTRVASGPGHSPYRASKHGMLGFSKNILLEGVDKNIGVTVLNPSHVRTPMTEIIDQGLYDGDLPAYTDGWLDEKELEEGIAASCIDVSNVAEAALYIATRTPDVTIPTFALYPTHKAHRYGMEV, from the coding sequence GTGACCCCCGATTACCTGCCCAAGGGCGGCACCGCACTGACCGGCAAGGTCGCCATCATCACCGGGGCCGCTTCCGGGATCGGAGAAGCGGTCGCCCGCGAGTACGCCGCCAACGGAGCGCGCGTCGCCATGATCGACACCGATGCCGCTCGCCTCGCGGAGGTCGTCGCAGACATCCGGGATCGCGGCGGCGACGTGCTCGGCACCGTCGCCGACGTCGTCGACGAAGCGGCGGTTCGGGCCTTCTTCGCCGACACGGTCGCGCGCTGGGGCCGCCTCGACGTCCTGGTCAACAGCGCGGGCCGCGATTCGCTGTCGCCCCCCGTCACCCAGGTCACGCTCGAGGAGTGGAACAAGACCATCGGCCCGAACCTCACCGGTGTCTTTCTCTGCTGCAGGGAGGCGTTTCTCGTCATGGAGCAGCAGCCCTCGGGCGGGCGGATCATCAACATGGGCTCGTCCTCGACGCGCGTCGCCTCCGGCCCCGGCCACAGCCCCTATCGCGCCTCGAAGCACGGGATGCTCGGATTCAGCAAGAACATCCTGCTCGAGGGCGTCGACAAGAACATCGGCGTGACCGTGCTGAACCCCTCGCACGTGCGCACTCCGATGACCGAGATCATCGACCAGGGCCTGTACGACGGTGACCTGCCGGCATACACGGACGGATGGCTCGACGAGAAGGAACTCGAGGAGGGGATCGCCGCGAGCTGCATCGATGTCTCGAACGTCGCTGAGGCTGCGCTCTACATCGCGACGCGGACCCCCGATGTCACGATCCCGACGTTCGCGCTCTACCCGACGCACAAGGCGCATCGCTACGGGATGGAGGTCTGA
- a CDS encoding zinc-dependent alcohol dehydrogenase family protein: MTDASTGAAMRAVVFTGGGDWGLETVPQPVARHGEALLRVLRVGVCGTDEHLLHGGFIARFPLVPGHEIVAEVVGYGPGTTGPDVGTRVVVDPTIFCGNCSACKRGRPGYCTDFGSLGCDRAGGFAEYLTAGVEKLFPIGDLAPEVAVLTEPTACAMHGVDVLALEPAADVLVFGAGPTGLILAQLLRVAGAARVTVAAPTASKLEVARAHGAAHTVLMDRANAGAAEAQLREIAPEGFDAVVEATGSVSVLELAVRMTRTGGTVLVYGLAQEAAIAAIRPYEIFSRELTIRGSFAQANCIGRALFALQSGSVRTEGLVTAEVGLDDFGAALENLHDSAQIKSVFTPA; this comes from the coding sequence ATGACTGATGCGTCCACTGGGGCCGCGATGCGGGCCGTCGTGTTCACCGGCGGAGGGGACTGGGGCCTCGAGACGGTGCCGCAGCCCGTCGCTCGGCACGGGGAAGCTCTCCTGCGCGTCCTGCGCGTCGGCGTCTGCGGTACCGACGAGCATCTGCTGCACGGAGGCTTCATCGCGAGGTTCCCGCTCGTTCCCGGTCATGAGATCGTCGCGGAGGTCGTCGGGTACGGTCCCGGGACCACGGGCCCCGACGTCGGGACGCGCGTCGTCGTCGATCCGACGATCTTCTGCGGCAACTGCTCGGCCTGCAAGCGCGGCCGGCCCGGCTACTGCACCGACTTCGGGTCGCTCGGCTGCGATCGCGCCGGCGGATTCGCGGAGTACCTCACGGCGGGCGTCGAGAAGCTCTTCCCGATCGGCGACCTCGCGCCCGAGGTCGCGGTGCTGACCGAGCCCACCGCCTGCGCCATGCACGGCGTCGACGTGCTCGCGCTCGAACCCGCCGCCGATGTGCTGGTCTTCGGGGCGGGGCCGACGGGCTTGATCCTCGCGCAGCTGCTGCGCGTCGCCGGTGCGGCGCGCGTGACCGTCGCCGCACCGACGGCCTCGAAGCTCGAGGTCGCCCGCGCCCACGGCGCCGCGCACACGGTACTGATGGATCGCGCGAACGCCGGTGCGGCGGAGGCGCAGCTGCGCGAGATCGCCCCGGAGGGGTTCGACGCCGTCGTGGAAGCCACCGGTAGCGTCTCCGTGCTCGAGCTCGCGGTGCGGATGACGCGCACCGGCGGCACGGTGCTCGTCTACGGCCTGGCCCAGGAGGCGGCGATCGCCGCGATCCGCCCCTACGAGATCTTCAGCCGCGAACTCACGATCCGGGGCTCCTTCGCGCAGGCGAACTGCATCGGGCGCGCGCTCTTCGCGTTGCAGTCCGGCAGCGTGCGCACCGAGGGGCTCGTCACCGCCGAAGTCGGTCTCGACGACTTCGGCGCCGCGCTCGAGAACCTGCACGATTCGGCGCAGATCAAGTCGGTCTTCACCCCCGCCTAG
- the glpK gene encoding glycerol kinase GlpK, with amino-acid sequence MAGPYVIAFDAGTSSVRAVIVDGRGEIAGIAQREITQYYPNPGWVEQDANEIWSHQRAVAHEALAAAGVPATEIAAIGVANQRETVVVWDRATGEPVHRALVWQDGRTAADCEALLQLGRGSRVRELTGLPIDKYFSASKLRWILDNVEGARARAEAGELAAGTIDTWLAWKLTDGRAHVTDASNASRTLLFDIGECAWSEELLELFSIPRAVLPEVRGTSEVYGVTGEQAGFGVEIPLAALVGDQQGALFGQACFDSGSVKATYGTGGSVVMNTGSAPTRSDGGLLTTVAWKLGGQVTYALEGLLFAAGAPVRWLRDELGVIADAAESEEIAATVPDSGGIYFVPAFSGLSSPQWDPYARALIIGMSQGAGRAHIVRAAIESMSYSYRDVIEVMVRASGRALPSLRVDGGAATNALHLQFQADQLGVPVRCSSVMEATARGAAFLAGLAVGVWASVDELRSFVDTEREYLPAMAAEERDARYRGWTRAVERSRDWVEH; translated from the coding sequence ATGGCTGGTCCGTATGTCATCGCCTTCGATGCGGGTACGAGCAGTGTTCGCGCCGTGATCGTCGACGGGCGCGGCGAGATCGCCGGAATCGCGCAGCGGGAGATCACCCAGTACTATCCGAACCCCGGGTGGGTGGAGCAGGACGCGAATGAGATCTGGTCGCATCAGCGGGCGGTGGCGCACGAAGCGCTCGCCGCCGCGGGCGTGCCGGCGACGGAGATCGCGGCGATCGGTGTGGCCAATCAACGCGAGACCGTCGTCGTCTGGGATCGCGCGACCGGGGAGCCGGTTCACCGCGCGCTGGTCTGGCAGGACGGACGCACCGCCGCGGACTGCGAAGCCCTGCTGCAGCTCGGCCGGGGGAGCCGGGTCAGGGAGCTGACCGGCCTGCCGATCGACAAGTACTTCAGCGCCTCCAAGCTCAGGTGGATCCTCGACAACGTCGAAGGGGCGAGGGCGCGCGCCGAGGCCGGCGAGCTCGCTGCCGGGACGATCGATACCTGGCTGGCTTGGAAGCTGACCGACGGCCGCGCGCACGTCACGGACGCGTCGAACGCCTCGCGCACGCTCCTCTTCGATATCGGGGAGTGCGCATGGAGCGAGGAGCTGCTGGAGTTGTTCTCGATTCCCCGGGCGGTGCTGCCCGAGGTGCGCGGTACGAGCGAGGTGTACGGCGTGACGGGCGAGCAGGCCGGATTCGGGGTCGAGATCCCGCTCGCCGCCCTCGTGGGGGATCAGCAGGGCGCCCTCTTCGGACAGGCCTGCTTCGACAGCGGTTCCGTCAAAGCGACCTACGGCACCGGAGGCTCCGTGGTCATGAACACCGGCTCTGCGCCGACCCGTTCCGACGGGGGCCTGCTGACGACGGTGGCCTGGAAGCTCGGCGGGCAGGTGACGTACGCGCTTGAGGGGCTGCTGTTCGCGGCCGGCGCTCCCGTCCGCTGGCTCCGCGATGAGCTCGGCGTGATCGCGGACGCCGCGGAGAGCGAGGAGATTGCCGCGACGGTGCCCGACAGCGGCGGCATCTACTTCGTTCCCGCGTTCTCGGGATTGTCCTCGCCGCAGTGGGACCCGTACGCCAGGGCCCTGATCATCGGGATGTCGCAGGGCGCGGGCCGTGCGCACATCGTGCGCGCGGCCATCGAATCGATGAGTTACTCGTATCGCGACGTGATCGAGGTCATGGTGCGGGCGTCGGGTCGAGCGCTGCCGAGCCTGCGCGTCGACGGCGGTGCCGCGACGAATGCGCTCCATCTGCAGTTCCAGGCGGATCAGCTCGGCGTGCCGGTGCGCTGCTCCTCGGTCATGGAGGCCACTGCGCGCGGAGCGGCGTTCCTCGCCGGCCTCGCCGTCGGGGTGTGGGCCTCGGTCGATGAGCTCAGGAGCTTCGTCGACACGGAGCGCGAGTACCTGCCCGCGATGGCGGCGGAGGAGCGGGATGCGCGATATCGGGGGTGGACCCGAGCCGTCGAACGATCGCGCGATTGGGTCGAACACTAG
- a CDS encoding sugar ABC transporter ATP-binding protein has protein sequence MTSNESHPVVASLRSVTKSFDGTTVVRGVDLDVRAGEVHILAGENGAGKSTLTKLLAGIHQPDSGWVEIGGRRGPFDVRSANEAGVTIVHQELLVAPNLTVADNLAMGREHRKGWGLLDRATTAARAREQLDRVGAEFSVHARADELTVAEHQLIEIARALAQKPRILILDEPTSALSATETQRLLGIVAELRDAGTAIIYITHRMDEIEQIADVVTVMRDGAHIATLGKEEATPETIVLRMVGRKIESLFATGRREPGETVLRVESLGDGREIGPIDLEVRAGEVVGIGGLIGSGRSEFLRLIFGADRAVTGTVTVDGAELKRGSPSAAIRAGVAMLPESRKTQGLVLEQSITSNVVVAELPGMATGGIILPTTMRRVAAKARDRLKIKNASLQQNVVALSGGNQQKVLFAKWLETKPRVLILDEPTRGVDVGAKADIYRIIDECAKEGVAVLVVSSELPELIGLSDRVHVMRDGKLVAELPAEHLSEETIMAHAFGLAPETNHSLTEVAP, from the coding sequence ATGACCTCGAATGAGTCGCATCCGGTCGTCGCCTCACTGAGATCGGTGACCAAGTCCTTCGACGGGACGACGGTCGTGCGCGGTGTCGATCTGGATGTTCGAGCGGGCGAGGTGCATATCCTTGCCGGTGAGAACGGTGCGGGGAAGTCGACCCTGACGAAGCTGCTCGCGGGAATCCATCAGCCCGACAGCGGATGGGTGGAGATCGGCGGTCGCCGCGGTCCGTTCGACGTCAGATCCGCGAACGAGGCCGGGGTCACGATCGTGCATCAGGAACTCCTCGTCGCTCCGAATCTCACCGTGGCCGACAACCTGGCGATGGGCCGGGAGCACCGCAAGGGCTGGGGCCTGCTGGACCGGGCGACGACCGCGGCCCGAGCGCGCGAGCAGCTCGACCGCGTCGGTGCCGAGTTCTCGGTGCACGCGCGCGCCGACGAGCTCACCGTGGCGGAGCATCAGCTCATCGAGATCGCCCGGGCTCTGGCGCAGAAGCCGCGGATCCTGATCCTCGATGAGCCCACCTCGGCGCTCTCGGCGACCGAGACGCAACGGCTGCTCGGGATCGTCGCAGAACTGCGGGACGCCGGGACCGCGATCATCTACATCACCCACCGCATGGACGAGATCGAGCAGATCGCGGACGTGGTGACCGTGATGCGCGATGGAGCGCACATCGCCACACTCGGCAAGGAGGAGGCGACGCCCGAGACGATCGTCCTCCGCATGGTGGGCCGCAAGATCGAGAGCCTCTTCGCGACCGGTCGTCGCGAGCCTGGCGAGACCGTCCTGCGCGTGGAATCGCTCGGCGACGGCCGGGAGATCGGACCGATCGACCTCGAGGTGCGGGCCGGCGAGGTCGTCGGCATCGGCGGCCTGATCGGATCGGGTCGCAGCGAGTTCCTGCGTCTGATCTTCGGGGCGGACCGCGCCGTCACCGGCACCGTGACGGTCGACGGCGCGGAGCTCAAGCGGGGGTCGCCGAGCGCGGCGATTCGAGCGGGGGTCGCCATGCTCCCCGAGAGCCGGAAGACCCAGGGTCTCGTGCTCGAGCAGTCGATCACGTCGAACGTCGTCGTCGCCGAGCTCCCGGGTATGGCGACGGGCGGCATCATCCTGCCGACGACCATGCGGAGGGTCGCGGCGAAGGCGAGGGACCGGCTCAAGATCAAGAACGCGTCGCTGCAGCAGAACGTCGTCGCGCTCTCGGGCGGCAACCAGCAGAAGGTGCTGTTCGCGAAGTGGCTGGAGACGAAGCCGCGCGTGCTCATCCTTGATGAGCCGACCCGGGGCGTGGATGTCGGCGCGAAGGCCGATATCTACCGCATCATCGACGAGTGCGCGAAGGAGGGCGTCGCGGTCCTCGTCGTCTCGTCCGAGCTCCCCGAACTCATCGGCCTCAGCGACCGCGTGCATGTGATGCGCGACGGCAAGCTCGTGGCGGAACTGCCCGCCGAGCATCTCAGCGAGGAAACCATCATGGCGCACGCCTTCGGCCTGGCGCCCGAGACGAATCACTCACTCACGGAAGTAGCCCCATGA
- a CDS encoding ABC transporter permease subunit has product MTRSGVLGILVALIALIVVMAIIAPYFGTTRNLLEVVRQVSAIAILAAGGTFVILTAGIDLSVGSALGVTAMAAIVTANSGAPWFVSVVVALAAGAAIGAINGVFIARFALPAFIVTLAALTYLRGIVYVGTGGTTLVPPSVDFAWIGQGHLLGIPVAALVMLAVYIVGWFLLERTVFGRHVYTIGGNEEAARLSGIPVRRVIFTVYIIAGLCAGIAGLIVSARLESAVPDLGTGYELDAIAAIVLGGTSLMGGRGSLVGTLIGALFIAVLSNGMTLLNVESFYQQIIKGIVILLAVLIDTLRRKGAKS; this is encoded by the coding sequence TTGACCCGCAGCGGCGTCCTGGGCATCCTGGTCGCGCTCATCGCATTGATCGTCGTCATGGCCATCATCGCCCCCTACTTCGGTACGACCCGCAACCTCCTCGAAGTCGTGCGCCAGGTCTCCGCCATCGCCATCCTCGCGGCAGGCGGCACGTTCGTCATCCTGACGGCGGGCATCGATCTGTCGGTGGGGTCCGCCCTCGGAGTGACCGCGATGGCCGCCATCGTCACGGCGAACAGCGGGGCGCCGTGGTTCGTCTCCGTCGTCGTGGCGCTCGCGGCGGGAGCCGCCATCGGGGCCATCAACGGCGTGTTCATCGCTCGTTTCGCGCTTCCGGCCTTCATCGTGACGCTGGCCGCGCTGACGTATCTGCGCGGCATCGTCTACGTGGGCACCGGGGGGACGACCCTGGTGCCGCCATCGGTCGACTTCGCCTGGATCGGCCAAGGGCACCTCCTCGGCATCCCCGTCGCCGCACTCGTCATGCTCGCGGTCTACATCGTCGGCTGGTTCCTGCTCGAGCGGACCGTCTTCGGCCGCCACGTCTACACCATCGGCGGCAACGAAGAGGCCGCGCGACTCAGCGGCATCCCCGTCCGGCGCGTGATCTTCACCGTCTACATCATCGCGGGCCTGTGCGCCGGAATCGCGGGGCTGATCGTCTCGGCGCGCCTCGAAAGCGCGGTTCCCGATCTCGGCACCGGGTACGAGCTCGACGCGATCGCGGCGATCGTGCTCGGAGGCACGTCGCTCATGGGCGGACGGGGGTCGCTCGTCGGCACCCTCATCGGCGCCCTGTTCATCGCCGTGCTGTCCAACGGCATGACATTGCTCAACGTCGAGTCCTTCTACCAGCAGATCATCAAGGGCATCGTGATCCTGCTCGCCGTGCTCATCGACACCCTGCGCCGCAAGGGCGCCAAGTCCTGA